The proteins below come from a single Stomoxys calcitrans chromosome 1, idStoCalc2.1, whole genome shotgun sequence genomic window:
- the LOC106096156 gene encoding interaptin, giving the protein MENEMEDTLGLHRPRERTLSNMSQQSSQSLKMSFPLMTSDSGLYTCSSNNSDITIESDSDSWNVSSSSAKDKKQLELAMRDVKRLRSELERLTKSEHWYKQELRQQKSTRLEDLERIYTQERKYMQENQRLQKECLRVYEKCTELENELQRHHQATKENIGDDTPIVNDELTQFEMQQQSALINDQQQLISVLRKQKKTLLNDLKTLTEEKDDKVVELQKHLADLELDNKRITKKCTNLSKERSQLAHNLEDTGTKLSLALDEKLNLQKSVISLREQLEIQAQLVKMKENEITQLQVDFRDTLKHEDNLDKVHSLSLKYQEDINSKSLEIIELKNQLSYMQEELENLQQLQAQNDEQQRHIEQLKFSLEACQLELQGIKKSELLKSEQIQELQQKTEMLLQENDERHKQLLRQRRDFDNACQELKTTKEQYSIVNERYKETQFKLELLEIEQSKLSFQNKNDQEEIKRLRLKLSEYLHQTSELVEKMQTLEAELKKVVDENVVLKCEFETIRVELRPSKTENKLNSRDSTEFNNDFRQLSKEFERLQNILDEHSALMETQPLQQECLKFPDVPISNDDEYLTNQCKKLRENTDLLQSILKEKQNCIHGLNTSRFQPNSVHEQLLNENESLKKQIFAIESEATSLKIKQDIIDKTQRYNEMESLLCRQEAKEKDLLRKLLANDSKLYKLEKQLNEFHETDALVQELQMENRLLKCSLEEERLLKADLNTQLIQIKCQVETMKETLEQYNCKQKITFHKAVQCDDFEEKEDVYLQVDQLKKQIDELQQKQSQYAEIELHKSNERLQLLQKLSDLQSSKMQSLQESQNDWEDMLRAINTVQNLEEETRRELELKRMELEELNHVFAEQNEELKKLEEFTAYLEFKRQQEREQLKETFQKEISVMKGQLNDYQQEVENQQEVNRQLQQRNDRIQENYDEDYAMEIANYRKEVRSLKAQVLRTTNEKDDMLERIKELENELHTIKHSQREAIVMPHFAIDEDSNSTEVNSNMSILKTSGFDEDHLRILTKVLEAEYARKMQRYDEHIHSLLTNVKALKKSLRNNEEKTAILGEEQSRANEELKDLHTTKRNLEEMRFKYEQSQSTIQKLRRELSLERKRFESSDMGKSSQNDMSNYEVANLIDDYKKLIRQSALATKRPSNNTIHDLIQRSSKCVPNFKNLETNIGGLRCDLQNFLSMYAQKMPSSSLITAASLTVPPSLMDELRAASEGF; this is encoded by the exons ATGGAAAACGAAATGGAAGACACTTTGGGCCTTCATCGCCCCAGAGAACGTACACTCTCCAATATGTCTCAACAATCTAGTCAAAGCTTAAAGATGAGTTTTCCCCTAATGACGAGTGATTCTGGTCTATATACGTGCAGTTCGAATAATAGTGACATTACTATCGAATCTGATTCCGATTCTTGGAATGTCAGCTCAAGTTCAGCGAAGGATAAAAAACAACTTGAGCTGGCTATGCGGGACGTGAAGAGGCTTCGCAGTGAACTGGAGAGACTAACTAAGTCCGAACATTGGTACAAACAAGAATTACGCCAGCAGAAGTCCACCAGATTGGAAGATCTCGAGAGAATCTACACGCAAGAGAGGAAATACATGCAAGAGAATCAGAGGCTGCAAAAGGAATGTTTGCGAGTCTACGAAAAGTGTACCGAGTTAGAAAATGAGCTACAAAGGCACCATCAGGCcacaaaagaaaatattggcGACGACACGCCTATTGTGAACGATGAGCTAACACAATTCGAAATGCAACAGCAGTCGGCGCTAATAAATGACCAACAACAGTTGATTAGCGTTTTGAGGAAGCAGAAGAAAACTCTTCTGAATGATCTTAAAACTCTTACAGAGGAAAAAGACGATAAAGTTGTGGAGTTGCAAAAACACTTGGCTGACCTGGAGCTGGACAACAAACGCATTACGAAAAAATGCACTAATTTATCGAAAGAGCGTTCACAACTGGCCCATAATCTGGAAGATACAGGCACAAAGCTTTCATTGGCTTTAGACGAAAAACTGAACTTACAAAAGAGTGTAATCAGTCTACGGGAGCAGTTGGAAATACAAGCACAGCTTGTCAAAATGAAGGAAAACGAAATCACACAACTGCAAGTAGATTTTAGAGATACATTAAAGCACGAAGACAATCTAGATAAAGTCCATAGTCTAAGTTTAAAGTATCAGGAAGACATTAACAGTAAATCATTAGAAATTATCGAATTAAAAAACCAGCTCAGTTATATGCAGGAAGAATTGGAAAACTTACAACAATTGCAAGCACAAAATGACGAACAACAAAGGCACATAGAGCAACTCAAGTTTTCTCTGGAAGCGTGCCAATTAGAGTTACAGGGAATCAAAAAGTCTGAATTGCTTAAGTCCGAACAAATACAAGAATTACAACAGAAGACAGAAATGCTTCTCCAAGAGAATGATGAAAGGCACAAACAGTTGTTAAGACAAAGACGAGATTTCGATAACGCATGCCAGGAACTAAAAACCACAAAAGAACAATATTCGATTGTAAATGAACGCTACAAAGAGACTCAATTCAAATTGGAACTGCTAGAAATTGAGCAAAGCAAGCTAAGCTTCCAGAATAAAAATGACCAGGAAGAGATAAAACGTCTTAGACTGAAGCTCTCAGAATATCTACACCAGACCTCAGAGCtggttgaaaaaatgcaaacgcTGGAGGCTGAACTAAAGAAGGTCGTTGACGAAAATGTTGTCCTTAAATGTGAATTTGAAACGATTAGAGTCGAACTACGTCCTTCTAAAACGGAAAACAAACTAAATTCACGTGATTCAACAGAATTCAATAATGACTTTAGGCAACTTTCAAAGGAATTTGAAAGacttcaaaatattttggaCGAGCACAGCGCCTTGATGGAAACACAGCCTTTGCAACAAGAATGCTTGAAGTTCCCAGATGTACCAATTTCCAACGATGATGAGTATCTGACGAACCAATGCAAAAAGTTGCGAGAAAACACAGATCTTCTACAAAGtattttaaaggaaaaacaaaattgtatccATGGCTTGAACACATCGCGCTTTCAACCAAATAGCGTACACGAACAATTACTCAATGAAAATGAGTCTCTTAAGAAGCAAATATTCGCAATAGAAAGCGAAGCTACTTCTCTTAAAATTAAGCAAGACATAATTGACAAGACGCAAAGGTACAATGAAATGGAATCTCTTTTGTGTAGGCAAGAGGCCAAGGAAAAAGATTTGCTGAGAAAATTGCTAGCCAACGACTCAAAACTATATAAATTGGAAAAACAATTAAACGAGTTTCACGAAACAGACGCTCTGGTACAagaattgcaaatggaaaatcgGCTATTGAAGTGCAGCTTGGAAGAAGAAAGACTTCTGAAGGCTGATTTGAATACACAACTGATACAAATTAAGTGCCAAGTTGAAACAATGAAAGAAACGTTGGAGCAGTACAACTGCAAgcagaaaatcacttttcacaAAGCTGTTCAATGCGATGATTTTGAGGAAAAGGAAGATGTATATCTTCAAGTTGACCAGCTGAAGAAACAAATAGACGAATTACAACAGAAACAAAGTCAATATGCCGAAATCGAATTGCACAAATCGAACGAACGTTTGCAACTTTTGCAAAAACTATCCGACTTACAAAGCTCAAAAATGCAAAGCCTACAAGAAAGTCAAAATGATTGGGAAGATATGCTAAGGGCGATTAACACAGTCCAGAATTTGGAAGAAGAAACCCGAAGAGAACTCGAATTAAAAAGAATGGAGCTGGAAGAGCTTAATCACGTTTTTGCGGAGCAAAACGAAGAActtaaaaagttggaagaaTTTACAGCTTACCTAGAATTTAAGAGACAGCAAGAAAGAGAACAGCTTAAAGAAACATTCCAAAAGGAAATCTCTGTGATGAAAGGGCAGCTAAATGACTATCAACAAGAAGTTGAGAATCAACAAGAGGTCAACCGACAACTCCAGCAACGAAACGATAGAATTCAAGAAAACTATGATGAAGACTATGCGATGGAAATCGCCAATTACCGAAAAGAAGTGCGTTCACTGAAAGCCCAGGTACTTAGAACTACAAATGAAAAAGATGATATGTTGGAACGCATAAAAGAATTGGAAAATGAACTGCACACGATCAAACATAGCCAAAGAGAAGCTATAGTAATGCCGCACTTCGCTATAGATGAAGATTCCAACAGTACTGAAGTAAACAGCAACATGTCCATTCTTAAGACCAGTGGCTTTGACGAGGACCATTTGCGTATTCTGACGAAAGTACTGGAAGCGGAATATGCGCGAAAAATGCAAAGATACGACGAACATATACACTCATTACTCACAAATGTCAAGGCATTGAAGAAATCACTTCGGAACAATGAGGAAAAAACTGCAATTTTGGGTGAGGAACAAAGTAGAGCAAATGAGGAGCTTAAAGACTTGCACACCACCaaaagaaatttggaagagatgcGTTTTAAATATGAGCAAAGCCAAAGCACAATACAg AAACTCAGACGTGAATTGTCTTTGGAAAGAAAACGGTTCGAGTCTTCCGATATGGGCAAATCTTCGCAGAATGATATGTCCAATTATGAAGTTGCTAACCTGATTGATGACTATAAGAAG TTAATACGACAATCGGCTTTGGCGACAAAGAGACCATCGAATAATACAATTCATGATCTAATCCAACGTAGCAGTAAGTGTGTgccgaatttcaaaaatttagaaaCAAACATTGGCGGTTTGCGATGCGATCTACAAAACTTCTTGTCTATGTACGCCCAAAAGATGCCCTCCTCTTCGCTTATAACTGCTGCTTCCTTGACTGTCCCTCCCTCACTGATGGACGAATTAAGAGCCGCTTCAGAAGGCTTCTAA
- the LOC106096162 gene encoding uncharacterized protein LOC106096162: protein MSGFVVLLLMVVTCLLGVVTGAPIELVSYIEDLNVSFENDKWICGGITCPSKTFGCRVQRLTDTKDDKMLHSIYTCFDENKLNVKVEASITEMAKPRKIDINLESYVGAVSVFSSGYGLGGHENAKGTVSPGAWNELKETAKQNKNTVDESNAAFE from the exons ATGTCCggatttgttgttttgttgctaATGGTGGTTACCTGCCTTTTAGGAGTTGTTACAGGTGCACCCATAGAACTCGTTTCTTATATAGAAGATCTCAATGTCTCGTTTGAAAACG ATAAATGGATTTGTGGCGGTATTACATGTCCCTCGAAGACGTTTGGATGTCGCGTTCAGCGTTTAACGGACACTAAAGATGACAAAATGTTGCACTCGATTTATACATGCTTCGACGAAAACAAGTTAAATGTGAAAGTTGAAGCATCTATCACTGAAATGGCAAAACCTAGAAAAATTGACATAAATCTAGAATCCTATGTGGGAGCAGTCTCCGTCTTTTCATCTGGATATGGCCTCGGGGGACATGAAAATGCCAAAGGAACCGTATCACCAGGCGCCTGGAATGAGTTAAAAGAGACTGccaagcaaaataaaaatacagTGGACGAGTCGAATGCTGCGTTTGAATAA
- the LOC106096160 gene encoding uncharacterized protein LOC106096160, whose product MAIRKVALVLVISFLCSAHARSVSVVGDVFIEVDDNKFRCDKIECPLNAEYCVVTKEKDPNDASVLVRSNTCYTKLNEELTKSVFKETVDPNTHIHLILKAGRNGGVSSINSSNSLQTGNTGDFDAEAFNAQMKNFQENLNRGMENLSSSLNTMSNRLQNMFGGK is encoded by the exons ATGGCTATCAGGAAAGTGGCACTTGTTTTGGTTATCAGCTTTTTGTGCTCAGCACACGCCCGCTCAGTTTCTGTTGTTGGTGATGTCTTTATCGAAGTCGACGATA ATAAATTTCGATGCGACAAAATTGAATGTCCTTTGAATGCCGAGTATTGTGTGGTCACCAAGGAAAAGGATCCAAATGATGCCTCAGTCTTGGTGCGGTCCAATACCTGTTATACAAAGCTCAATGAAGAGCTGACGAAGTCTGTGTTCAAGGAAACGGTTGATCCCAATACGCACATTCACCTAATTTTAAAGGCTGGCCGCAATGGAGGCGTCAGCTCAATCAACTCTTCCAACTCTCTACAAACTGGAAATACCGGCGATTTCGATGCGGAGGCATTTAATGcccaaatgaaaaattttcaagagAATTTGAACCGCGGTATGGAAAATCTTAGCAGCAGTCTAAACACGATGAGTAACAGACTGCAGAATATGTTTGGGGGAAAATAA
- the LOC106096161 gene encoding uncharacterized protein LOC106096161 has translation MAIRKALVVLLISFLCSAHARSVSVVGDVFIEVDADKFRCDKIECPLNAEYCVVTKQKHPNDASVLLRSNTCFAMSGEELVKSVFNEPIDPNTQIQLTLQANRSGGISSINSLNSLQTITTGDFDEEAFNAQMNNFKENFSRGMANLNNGLMAMSNRMQNMFGGK, from the exons ATGGCTATCAGGAAAGCGTTAGTTGTTTTGCTTATCAGCTTTTTGTGCTCAGCACACGCCCGCTCAGTTTCTGTGGTTGGTGATGTCTTCATCGAAGTCGACGCTG ACAAATTTCGATGCGACAAAATTGAATGTCCTTTGAATGCCGAGTATTGTGTGGTCACCAAGCAAAAGCATCCAAATGATGCCTCAGTCTTGCTGCGTTCCAATACCTGTTTTGCGATGTCCGGCGAAGAACTGGTAAAGTCAGTATTTAATGAACCTATTGATCCCAATACGCAGATTCAGCTGACGTTACAAGCTAACCGCAGTGGAGGCATCAGCTCAATCAACTCCCTCAACTCCCTACAAACTATAACTACCGGCGACTTCGATGAGGAAGCATTTAATGCCCAAATGAATAATTTCAAAGAGAATTTCAGCCGCGGTATGGCAAATCTTAACAACGGTTTGATGGCGATGAGCAACAGGATGCAGAATATGTTCGGTGGAAAATAA